From Bacteroidota bacterium, a single genomic window includes:
- a CDS encoding DnaJ domain-containing protein: protein MPDYYQILGVNSTATTSDVKKAYRKLAMQYHPDRNPANTEAYSRFLLIQTAYETLSDPELRAMYDSNLLHGYFYDPLLPVTYYFDISTDKNIMRADEELIVTFEYTGEGRVFRRPDFKGFKIASKPYVNHDFIFKDGIEQRRTRLSYVLAPYAKGIVHIGKASIKIFNKAYETGSVSVMVEETPCFFTRTAKADGPPVCVPLLFETVAHGTLYSSTIYNRHDIYIPRSKAAQQFHRLGLALKLLIGLSVLIIGLKASFGFWFSLSAGICIGGLNCNLLYLLAGIKSRFYASHYYPMVRSYCEGGYYPGKNYVNSYFYNRAIYYFVTLIL from the coding sequence ATGCCCGATTACTATCAGATATTAGGAGTAAATAGTACAGCCACCACCAGCGATGTCAAGAAGGCATACCGTAAGCTGGCTATGCAGTATCATCCTGACAGAAATCCGGCCAATACGGAAGCTTACAGCAGGTTCCTTTTGATACAAACTGCTTACGAGACGTTGTCAGATCCTGAATTGCGGGCTATGTACGATAGTAACCTGTTACATGGATATTTTTATGACCCTTTATTGCCGGTAACGTATTATTTTGATATAAGCACCGATAAGAATATAATGCGGGCTGATGAAGAGCTCATTGTTACGTTTGAGTATACGGGCGAAGGGCGCGTATTCAGGCGACCCGACTTTAAAGGATTTAAAATAGCAAGCAAGCCGTATGTGAATCACGATTTTATTTTTAAAGATGGAATAGAACAACGCAGAACGCGCTTGTCGTATGTACTTGCGCCTTATGCTAAGGGAATTGTTCATATAGGAAAGGCAAGTATCAAGATTTTTAATAAGGCTTATGAAACCGGGTCGGTATCGGTTATGGTAGAAGAGACGCCTTGTTTTTTTACGCGCACCGCGAAAGCAGATGGCCCACCGGTTTGTGTACCATTGTTGTTTGAAACCGTTGCACATGGCACACTATACAGCAGCACCATTTATAACAGGCACGACATTTATATTCCACGCAGCAAAGCTGCACAGCAATTTCACCGATTGGGGCTTGCCTTGAAACTGCTAATAGGATTAAGTGTGTTGATTATTGGATTGAAGGCCTCTTTCGGATTTTGGTTTTCGCTCTCGGCCGGAATTTGTATAGGCGGACTAAACTGTAATTTGTTGTATTTGCTGGCAGGCATAAAATCGCGTTTTTATGCTTCGCATTATTATCCAATGGTTAGATCGTACTGCGAAGGCGGATACTATCCGGGTAAAAATTATGTAAATTCATATTTTTATAATCGGGCAATCTATTACTTTGTGACATTAATTTTATAA